A genomic region of Mesorhizobium sp. NZP2077 contains the following coding sequences:
- a CDS encoding GNAT family N-acetyltransferase, whose amino-acid sequence MNTTLETTANPLPEDLAFLSERLTAFNDGDVGASERKALAVFVRDEDGAVVAGISGYTAWGWLYVQWLWVDERLRGQHMAGRMLDAAEQEAVARGCNNAWIDTFNPNADKVYQRQGYRPFGTLADFPVGRSRIFLQKNLA is encoded by the coding sequence ATGAACACGACACTCGAAACGACGGCAAACCCCTTGCCGGAAGACCTCGCCTTTCTCAGCGAACGGCTGACGGCGTTCAACGACGGCGATGTCGGCGCTTCCGAGAGAAAGGCCCTGGCCGTGTTCGTGCGCGACGAGGACGGTGCGGTCGTCGCCGGCATTTCGGGCTACACCGCCTGGGGCTGGCTCTACGTGCAATGGCTGTGGGTCGATGAAAGGCTGCGCGGTCAGCACATGGCCGGCCGGATGCTGGACGCAGCCGAGCAGGAAGCCGTCGCGCGTGGCTGCAACAATGCCTGGATCGACACCTTCAATCCAAACGCCGACAAGGTCTACCAGCGCCAGGGCTATCGGCCCTTCGGCACGCTGGCCGATTTCCCGGTCGGTCGCAGCCGCATCTTCCTGCAGAAGAATCTGGCTTAA
- a CDS encoding sigma-54 dependent transcriptional regulator yields the protein MTQGSGLVALVDDDADLLHATTQLLELAGFTVVARDAAEAALAVVDRDFDGVVVSDIRMPGMNGLQLFGRIKAIDVDIPVILVTGHGDVDLAVAALKDGVYDFIPKPYAGDRLVEALKRASEKRRLVMENRRLREAAALAADGLPLIGEAPAIHRLRETLRQIADMDVDVLVEGETGTGKEVVADLLHRWGRRRAKPFVALNCGALPETVIESELFGHEAGAFTGAQRRRIGRVEHSSGGTLFLDEIESMPPALQVKLLRVLETRSLTPLGSNEIRRIDLRVVAATKVDLGLPDQRGDFREDLYFRLNVVTLRIPPLRERRGDIPMLFGHFLGKAAERFGRPVAKVNAAVSDHLQSHAWPGNVRELAHFADRVALGLGPDDETRAVPLQSVQPAASLPERVGHYEAQLIRDALRDHGGDVRGAIDALGVPRKTFYDKLKRYGIAASEFRNGGDPQPVREQT from the coding sequence ATGACGCAGGGATCAGGGCTTGTGGCGCTCGTCGACGACGATGCCGACCTGCTGCACGCCACCACGCAATTGCTCGAACTTGCCGGCTTCACGGTGGTCGCGCGCGATGCCGCCGAGGCAGCGCTTGCCGTCGTCGACAGGGATTTCGACGGTGTGGTCGTCAGCGACATCCGCATGCCGGGCATGAACGGCCTGCAACTGTTCGGCCGCATCAAGGCGATCGACGTTGACATACCCGTGATCCTGGTCACCGGGCATGGCGACGTCGATCTTGCCGTCGCCGCGCTCAAGGACGGGGTCTACGATTTCATTCCAAAACCCTATGCCGGCGACCGCCTTGTCGAGGCGCTGAAACGGGCCAGCGAAAAGCGGCGGCTGGTGATGGAAAACCGGCGGCTGCGCGAAGCAGCCGCTCTGGCCGCCGACGGCTTGCCGCTGATCGGCGAGGCGCCTGCCATCCACCGGCTGCGCGAAACCTTGCGCCAGATCGCCGACATGGATGTCGACGTGCTGGTCGAAGGAGAGACCGGAACCGGCAAGGAAGTGGTGGCCGACCTGCTGCACCGCTGGGGCCGGCGCCGCGCCAAACCCTTCGTGGCGCTGAATTGCGGCGCGCTGCCGGAGACTGTCATCGAAAGCGAGCTGTTCGGCCACGAGGCCGGCGCCTTCACCGGCGCGCAGCGGCGGCGGATCGGCCGCGTCGAGCATTCCAGCGGCGGCACGCTGTTCCTCGACGAGATCGAATCCATGCCGCCGGCCCTGCAGGTCAAGCTGTTGCGCGTGCTGGAGACGCGCAGCCTTACACCGCTTGGCTCGAACGAGATCCGGCGCATCGATTTGAGGGTCGTGGCGGCGACGAAGGTCGATCTCGGCCTGCCCGACCAGCGCGGCGATTTTCGCGAGGATCTGTATTTCCGCCTCAACGTGGTGACGCTGCGCATCCCGCCTTTGCGTGAGCGGCGCGGCGATATCCCGATGCTGTTCGGCCATTTCCTCGGCAAGGCGGCAGAACGGTTCGGCCGGCCTGTCGCCAAGGTGAACGCCGCGGTCAGCGATCATCTCCAGTCGCATGCCTGGCCGGGCAATGTGCGCGAGCTCGCGCATTTTGCCGATCGCGTCGCGCTTGGCCTTGGGCCTGACGACGAGACGAGGGCGGTTCCCTTGCAATCGGTGCAGCCTGCCGCCTCGCTGCCCGAACGCGTGGGCCATTACGAGGCACAGCTCATCCGCGACGCGCTGCGTGACCATGGCGGCGACGTGCGCGGCGCCATCGACGCGCTCGGCGTGCCGCGCAAGACCTTTTACGACAAGCTCAAGCGTTACGGCATTGCCGCATCCGAATTCCGCAATGGCGGCGATCCGCAGCCTGTTCGAGAGCAGACATAG
- a CDS encoding dicarboxylate/amino acid:cation symporter, giving the protein MHIADQSGAPAAQRKPLYAQLYVQVLVAITIGILLGHYYPSVGESMKPLGDAFIKLVKMIIAPVIFLTVATGIAGMSDLQKVGRVAGKAMLYFLTFSTLALIIGLIVANVVQPGAGFNIDPATLDASTVNTYAAKAHDQSVTGFLMNIIPGTIVGAFADGDILQVLFFSVLFGIALALVGDRGAPVLNFLQALMAPMFKLVSVLMKAAPIGAFGAMAFTIGKYGIGSVINLAMLVGTFYATSFLFVFVVLGAVCRYNGFSILSLLRYIKEELLLVLGTSSSEAALPSLMEKMEKAGAKRSVVGLVIPTGYSFNLDGTNIYMTLAALFIAQATNIHLSIGDQILLLLVAMLSSKGAAGITGAGFITLAATLSVVPSVPVAGMALILGVDRFMSECRALTNFIGNAVATLVVARWEGELDEAKLARALAGTAHDSLPADVVPAE; this is encoded by the coding sequence ATGCACATCGCAGACCAATCAGGCGCGCCAGCCGCGCAGCGCAAGCCCCTCTATGCCCAACTCTATGTGCAGGTGCTGGTGGCGATCACCATCGGCATCCTGCTCGGCCATTACTATCCGTCTGTCGGCGAGAGCATGAAGCCGCTCGGCGACGCCTTCATCAAGCTGGTCAAAATGATCATTGCGCCGGTGATCTTCCTGACGGTCGCGACCGGCATCGCCGGCATGAGCGACCTGCAGAAGGTCGGCCGAGTCGCCGGCAAGGCGATGCTCTACTTTCTCACCTTCTCGACGCTGGCGCTCATCATCGGCCTCATCGTCGCCAATGTCGTGCAGCCCGGCGCCGGCTTCAACATCGACCCGGCGACGCTCGATGCCTCGACCGTCAACACCTATGCCGCGAAGGCGCATGACCAGTCGGTCACCGGCTTCCTCATGAACATCATCCCCGGCACGATCGTCGGCGCCTTCGCCGATGGCGACATCCTGCAGGTGCTCTTCTTCTCGGTGCTGTTCGGCATCGCGCTGGCGCTGGTCGGCGACAGGGGCGCACCGGTGCTCAACTTCCTGCAGGCGCTGATGGCGCCGATGTTCAAGCTGGTCAGCGTGCTGATGAAGGCAGCCCCCATCGGCGCTTTCGGCGCCATGGCCTTCACCATCGGCAAGTACGGCATCGGCTCGGTCATCAACCTCGCCATGCTGGTCGGCACCTTCTACGCCACGTCATTTCTGTTCGTGTTCGTCGTGCTGGGTGCCGTCTGCCGCTACAACGGCTTCTCCATCCTGTCGCTGCTGCGCTACATCAAGGAAGAGCTGCTTTTGGTGCTGGGCACCTCCTCGTCGGAAGCCGCCCTGCCGTCGCTGATGGAAAAGATGGAAAAGGCCGGCGCCAAGCGTTCGGTGGTCGGCCTGGTCATTCCGACCGGCTATTCCTTCAACCTCGACGGCACCAACATCTACATGACGCTGGCGGCGCTGTTCATCGCCCAGGCGACCAACATCCATCTGTCGATCGGCGACCAGATCCTGCTGCTGCTGGTGGCGATGCTCTCGTCCAAGGGCGCCGCGGGCATCACCGGAGCCGGCTTCATCACGCTCGCCGCGACGCTTTCGGTCGTGCCCTCGGTGCCGGTCGCCGGCATGGCGCTGATCCTCGGTGTCGACCGCTTCATGTCGGAGTGCCGGGCGCTGACCAACTTCATCGGCAACGCCGTCGCCACGCTGGTGGTCGCGCGCTGGGAAGGCGAGCTCGACGAGGCCAAGCTGGCGAGAGCCCTGGCAGGAACGGCCCACGACAGCCTGCCGGCGGATGTCGTTCCCGCCGAGTAA
- a CDS encoding AraC family transcriptional regulator, with translation MTFVARMESRIEGFSVIGDLKWHLWDGVVADLWDVSCGDRAEGYYVSPDPRLFVALDVDGDGAFFVEGAKGELCPHDRALSMAYIPAGVPIRGRVEGLRRIRHLDLHFDVATLTRRFGRSLDREALQMSRFQFRDDRIAMLAGLIAAECGSDQKLHDLYGEGLLNALFASLFRIDPPDVARRRSPLSRRTLRLVTDYIDAHCLDRIRLADLAALTGLSETAMSHAFKAATGIPPHRWQMQARIDRAKAMMARDAASLADIAEATGFFDQAHLTRVFKAVVGVTPGAWMKSADRQ, from the coding sequence GGAAAGCCGGATAGAGGGCTTTTCCGTCATCGGCGACCTGAAATGGCACCTGTGGGACGGCGTGGTTGCCGACCTCTGGGATGTCTCGTGCGGCGACAGGGCCGAGGGCTACTATGTCTCTCCCGATCCCCGGCTGTTTGTCGCGCTCGACGTGGACGGCGACGGCGCCTTCTTCGTCGAAGGCGCCAAGGGCGAACTGTGCCCCCACGACAGGGCCCTCTCCATGGCCTACATTCCGGCCGGCGTGCCGATCCGCGGCCGGGTCGAGGGGCTGCGCCGCATCCGGCACCTCGACCTGCATTTCGACGTAGCGACGCTGACGCGCCGCTTCGGCCGCAGCCTCGACCGCGAAGCCTTGCAGATGTCGCGTTTCCAGTTTCGCGACGACCGCATCGCCATGCTGGCCGGCCTGATCGCCGCCGAATGCGGCAGCGACCAGAAGCTGCATGATCTCTATGGCGAGGGCCTGCTCAATGCCTTGTTCGCCAGCCTTTTCCGGATCGACCCGCCGGATGTCGCCAGGCGTCGGTCACCGCTGTCGCGCCGCACGCTGCGCTTGGTCACCGACTATATCGACGCGCACTGCCTGGACCGGATCCGGCTTGCGGATCTCGCCGCGCTGACCGGGCTCTCCGAGACCGCGATGAGCCATGCCTTCAAGGCGGCGACCGGCATACCGCCGCACCGCTGGCAGATGCAGGCGCGGATCGACAGGGCAAAGGCGATGATGGCGCGTGACGCTGCCTCGCTTGCCGACATTGCCGAGGCGACGGGCTTCTTCGACCAGGCGCATCTGACGCGGGTGTTCAAGGCGGTGGTCGGCGTGACGCCCGGCGCCTGGATGAAGAGCGCCGACCGCCAGTGA
- a CDS encoding TonB-dependent receptor has product MKYVPTFVDGLFTVSLFDLTRHNVPSNVTLFTQMQTGEMRSRGVELGGKVNITDDFRVTGAFTAYDIDITKDANSALIGNTPLIVPEVMASASADYTFRGDWYDGISIGGGLRYIGSSWADNANTAMVPAVTLADLKLGYEKENWGVDLNVTNLFNKTYVASCQTTLTCSYGEGRSFKLKVHTTW; this is encoded by the coding sequence GTGAAGTATGTGCCGACCTTTGTCGATGGCCTGTTCACCGTGTCGCTGTTTGACCTGACGCGTCACAACGTGCCGTCGAATGTCACCCTGTTCACGCAGATGCAGACCGGCGAAATGCGCTCGCGCGGCGTGGAACTGGGAGGCAAGGTAAACATTACCGATGATTTCCGGGTGACGGGCGCCTTCACCGCTTACGATATCGACATCACCAAGGACGCCAACTCGGCGCTCATCGGCAACACGCCCTTGATCGTTCCGGAAGTGATGGCCTCGGCCTCCGCCGACTACACATTCCGTGGTGACTGGTATGACGGTATCTCGATTGGCGGCGGTCTGCGCTATATCGGCTCTTCATGGGCCGACAACGCGAACACGGCGATGGTGCCGGCCGTGACACTGGCCGACCTGAAACTCGGCTACGAGAAGGAGAATTGGGGCGTCGATCTCAACGTCACCAATCTGTTCAACAAGACCTATGTCGCTAGCTGCCAGACGACGCTGACCTGCTCCTACGGCGAAGGCCGCTCGTTCAAGCTGAAAGTGCACACGACCTGGTAG
- a CDS encoding TonB-dependent receptor plug domain-containing protein, which translates to MSRLYRMKALLAGGVAAGAMIPPMAAFAQTAPAGTELEPVVVEGEAGGSATGPVEGVVAKKTTAGSKTATDIKDIPQSVSVVGRQEIDDQGAQKVDEALRYTAGVFSQPFGPDSDTNWLYIRGFDATATGTYMDGLQLFSYGFGGFYVDSFGLERIEALKGPASVLYGGSNPGGLVNYVSKRPEFERKRTVETGVNDAGNVYLGFDIGDVANKGTVSYRINGKVAGGDTYSDLQNGWRGFISPSISWKPDEATTLTILANYSHIDENHNGGSFLPYAGTVTDHIVGGVNYGRINPDANFTEPSIDLYKREQGSIGYEFEHAFDNDWTVRSNARFTAPISMKSVSIRTTGRSPMGLPTWRESISTTTPRQRPSCSTTRSKAR; encoded by the coding sequence ATGAGCAGACTTTACCGGATGAAGGCGTTGCTGGCGGGCGGCGTCGCCGCTGGCGCGATGATCCCGCCGATGGCCGCCTTTGCGCAAACAGCACCTGCCGGCACCGAGCTTGAACCGGTGGTGGTCGAGGGCGAGGCCGGAGGCAGCGCCACCGGTCCGGTCGAAGGTGTCGTTGCCAAGAAGACCACGGCCGGCTCGAAGACCGCGACCGACATCAAGGATATCCCGCAATCGGTCTCGGTGGTCGGCCGGCAGGAGATCGACGATCAGGGCGCGCAGAAGGTGGATGAGGCCCTGCGCTACACCGCCGGCGTCTTTTCCCAGCCCTTCGGCCCGGACAGCGACACCAACTGGCTGTACATCCGCGGCTTCGATGCGACGGCCACCGGCACCTACATGGATGGCTTGCAGCTGTTCAGCTACGGCTTCGGCGGCTTCTATGTCGACAGTTTTGGGCTCGAGCGCATCGAGGCGCTGAAGGGCCCGGCCTCGGTGCTTTATGGCGGCAGCAACCCCGGCGGGCTGGTCAACTATGTCAGCAAGCGGCCGGAGTTCGAACGGAAACGCACTGTCGAAACCGGCGTCAACGATGCCGGCAATGTCTATCTCGGCTTCGACATCGGCGACGTGGCCAACAAGGGCACGGTCAGCTACCGCATCAATGGCAAGGTCGCCGGCGGCGACACTTACAGCGATTTGCAGAACGGTTGGCGCGGCTTCATCTCGCCCAGCATCAGCTGGAAGCCGGATGAAGCAACCACGCTGACCATCCTGGCCAATTACAGCCACATCGACGAGAACCACAATGGCGGCAGCTTCCTGCCTTACGCAGGCACGGTGACGGACCATATAGTCGGCGGCGTGAACTACGGCCGCATCAACCCCGATGCGAATTTCACCGAACCGAGCATCGATCTCTACAAGCGTGAACAGGGCTCGATCGGTTATGAGTTCGAACACGCTTTCGACAATGACTGGACCGTGCGTTCCAACGCCCGCTTCACCGCGCCGATATCGATGAAGTCAGTGTCTATCCGAACGACTGGTCGCTCACCAATGGGCCTACCGACCTGGCGCGAATCAATTTCGACCACGACACCACGGCAAAGACCTTCCTGCTCGACAACCAGATCGAAGGCAAGGTGA
- a CDS encoding TonB-dependent receptor — MNFDHDTTAKTFLLDNQIEGKVTTGPVEHTILAGLDFKYYNVDQVQSSGLYDPNYDNPIDPFHPVYGSPLTPRVSYLNQNLTQQQLGFYAQDQLRFGDGWLVALNGRYDRGWLDADNRPTFYSASSSMQSQTVGDFSGRAGLAYEFANGVIPYASIASFFNPIIGTDAMGNLFNPKRVRNMKSA; from the coding sequence ATCAATTTCGACCACGACACCACGGCAAAGACCTTCCTGCTCGACAACCAGATCGAAGGCAAGGTGACGACCGGTCCAGTCGAGCATACGATCCTCGCCGGTCTGGATTTCAAGTACTACAACGTCGATCAGGTACAGTCCTCTGGTCTCTACGATCCCAACTACGACAATCCTATTGATCCCTTCCATCCGGTATACGGATCGCCGCTGACGCCCCGCGTCAGCTACCTCAACCAGAACCTGACGCAGCAGCAGCTTGGCTTCTATGCGCAGGACCAGCTGCGCTTCGGCGATGGCTGGCTCGTGGCGCTGAATGGCCGCTACGACCGTGGCTGGCTCGACGCCGATAATCGTCCGACCTTCTACTCGGCGAGCTCCAGCATGCAGAGCCAAACCGTCGGTGACTTCTCCGGCCGCGCCGGCCTCGCCTATGAGTTCGCCAACGGCGTAATCCCCTATGCCAGCATCGCAAGCTTCTTCAATCCGATCATCGGCACCGACGCGATGGGCAATCTGTTCAACCCGAAGAGGGTACGCAATATGAAGTCGGCGTGA
- a CDS encoding ROK family protein produces the protein MTTEVALAIDLGGTELRAALVDRDGKILAFAAVPTQAQAGPDVVIGQIEALAATVHAEAPGLAIVGVGVGAPGPLDPLAGIAVGPPTLAGWQDVPLADILERRLGLPVRLENDANAAALGEWRFGAGHGARSLVFVTVSTGIGGGVVADGRILHGRRGLAAEIGHMTITNEGERCVCGVVGCFEAIASGTALGRRANAATSAFDGSTLRRLSANGEVTGRHVVEAARLQDDLALALLEEEARWLGVGFTNLLHLYSPDVLVVGGGIANGLDLMHPVIEATIRQRAMRAYRDVPVVQAQLGRHAGLVGAASLVLFDDGSLAARMPVGPSTFPEARRDFNG, from the coding sequence ATGACCACTGAAGTCGCCCTTGCGATCGATCTTGGCGGCACCGAGCTTCGTGCCGCGCTGGTCGACCGTGACGGCAAGATCCTGGCCTTCGCCGCGGTGCCGACACAGGCGCAGGCCGGGCCCGACGTGGTGATCGGCCAGATCGAGGCTTTGGCCGCGACCGTTCATGCCGAAGCGCCGGGGCTTGCCATTGTCGGCGTCGGTGTCGGCGCGCCGGGGCCGCTCGATCCGCTGGCCGGCATCGCCGTCGGGCCGCCGACGCTTGCCGGCTGGCAGGATGTGCCGCTGGCCGACATCCTCGAACGGCGGCTCGGCCTGCCGGTGCGGCTGGAAAACGACGCCAACGCGGCTGCCCTTGGCGAATGGCGCTTCGGCGCCGGCCATGGCGCCCGCTCGCTGGTCTTCGTCACGGTTTCCACCGGCATTGGCGGAGGAGTCGTTGCCGACGGACGCATCCTGCATGGCCGCCGTGGGCTGGCCGCCGAGATCGGCCATATGACCATCACCAATGAGGGCGAGCGCTGCGTCTGCGGCGTCGTCGGCTGTTTCGAGGCCATCGCCTCGGGCACGGCACTTGGCCGCCGCGCCAATGCCGCCACGTCAGCCTTCGACGGCTCGACACTGCGCCGCCTCTCGGCCAATGGCGAGGTCACGGGGCGCCACGTGGTCGAGGCCGCGCGGCTGCAGGACGACCTCGCTCTGGCCCTGCTCGAGGAGGAGGCGCGCTGGCTGGGCGTCGGCTTCACCAATCTGCTGCATCTCTATTCGCCCGACGTGCTGGTCGTCGGCGGCGGCATCGCCAATGGCCTCGACCTGATGCATCCGGTCATCGAGGCGACCATCCGGCAACGCGCCATGCGCGCCTATCGAGATGTGCCGGTGGTCCAGGCCCAGCTCGGCCGCCATGCCGGGCTGGTCGGCGCCGCCAGCCTTGTCCTGTTCGACGATGGCAGCTTGGCGGCTCGCATGCCTGTGGGTCCAAGCACGTTCCCGGAAGCACGGAGGGATTTCAACGGCTGA
- a CDS encoding sensor histidine kinase: MLREAVGRLRDGRWLVVVIALAILAGAIAIAGRIAAGQAADNLRDTALAALPLAAGTLTGEIEKQRLVPLVLARDDAVRGALRRAGKMQEAALNDKLKAIAGDASASAIYVIDTAGIAISASNAGEPTSFVGIDYNFRHYFNEAMAKGSASQYGLGTISGRPGLYLSSRVDDNGKPLGVAVLKVELDGVETNWRSSGFLVFVTDERGVVLATSQPEWRFHALAPLSAQDAAAAHEQLQLTDAAFEPLPTRRSAGDGLATIDSSGKPRQFVEVVQDLPGAVPGWRLWLLTPADAALSSAANTARLTTLLGLLLTGLLAYVLTRRRRTRRLRQEALARMNAELESRVSTRTAELTRSNTALAGEIAERESAEAKVRRLRDDLAQANRLSILGQIAAGVAHEINQPVAAIRTYAENAGRFLETGKTEPASGNLTSIVSMTERIGAITSTLRTFARRPGVAASPLPVREAIDGALSLLSGRIRDSGVTIVKPRGSASPMVMASRIRLEQILVNLLQNALDAMKDQSDPRIEIELAERDDRVLISVRDNGPGLGAEAAGNLFMPFQTTKEKGLGLGLVISQEIAQELGGTLRLDPDSAKGASFTIDLRRIE, encoded by the coding sequence CTGCTGCGTGAGGCGGTAGGCCGGCTGCGCGACGGCCGTTGGCTTGTCGTCGTCATCGCGCTTGCGATCCTGGCCGGCGCGATCGCCATTGCCGGGCGCATCGCTGCCGGCCAGGCGGCCGATAATCTGCGCGACACGGCGCTCGCCGCTTTGCCGCTGGCGGCGGGAACGCTGACCGGCGAGATCGAAAAGCAGCGCCTGGTTCCCTTGGTGCTGGCCCGCGACGATGCCGTGCGCGGGGCGCTGCGCCGGGCCGGCAAGATGCAGGAAGCGGCCCTCAACGACAAGCTCAAGGCGATCGCCGGCGACGCCTCGGCATCCGCCATCTATGTCATCGACACTGCGGGCATCGCGATATCGGCCAGCAATGCCGGCGAGCCGACGAGCTTTGTCGGCATCGACTATAATTTTCGCCACTATTTCAACGAGGCCATGGCGAAGGGTTCCGCCAGCCAGTATGGCCTCGGCACGATCAGCGGCCGGCCGGGCCTCTATCTTTCGAGCCGCGTCGACGATAACGGCAAGCCGCTGGGCGTCGCGGTGCTGAAGGTCGAACTCGACGGTGTCGAAACCAATTGGCGCTCCAGCGGCTTTCTCGTTTTCGTCACCGACGAACGCGGTGTTGTGCTGGCCACCAGCCAGCCTGAATGGCGCTTTCACGCGCTGGCGCCACTCTCGGCCCAAGATGCCGCCGCCGCCCATGAGCAGCTGCAATTGACGGACGCCGCCTTCGAACCCTTGCCGACCCGACGCAGCGCCGGCGATGGCTTGGCCACGATCGACAGCTCGGGTAAGCCGCGCCAGTTCGTCGAGGTGGTGCAGGACCTGCCTGGTGCGGTCCCCGGCTGGCGTCTCTGGCTGCTGACGCCTGCCGACGCCGCTCTGTCGTCAGCCGCCAACACGGCACGGCTGACCACGCTGCTCGGGCTGCTGCTGACGGGCTTGCTCGCCTATGTGCTGACAAGGCGCCGCCGCACACGCCGGCTGCGGCAGGAAGCGCTGGCGCGCATGAACGCCGAACTGGAAAGCCGGGTATCGACGCGAACGGCGGAACTGACCCGATCCAACACCGCACTTGCCGGCGAAATCGCCGAACGTGAGAGCGCCGAAGCCAAGGTCCGTCGGCTGCGCGACGATCTCGCCCAGGCCAACCGGCTTTCCATCCTCGGCCAGATCGCCGCCGGCGTGGCCCATGAGATCAACCAGCCGGTCGCCGCCATCCGCACCTATGCCGAGAATGCCGGACGCTTTCTCGAAACCGGCAAGACCGAACCGGCAAGCGGCAATCTGACCTCGATCGTCTCGATGACCGAACGCATCGGCGCCATCACCAGCACCTTGCGCACCTTCGCCCGCCGGCCAGGCGTTGCGGCCTCGCCTTTGCCGGTGCGCGAGGCGATCGACGGCGCACTGTCGCTGCTCTCCGGCCGCATCCGTGATTCCGGCGTCACCATCGTCAAGCCGCGCGGCAGCGCCTCGCCGATGGTCATGGCGAGCCGCATCCGGCTGGAGCAGATCCTCGTCAACCTGCTGCAGAACGCGCTCGACGCCATGAAGGACCAATCCGATCCCCGCATCGAGATCGAACTCGCCGAGCGCGACGACCGGGTGTTGATCTCGGTGCGTGACAATGGCCCTGGCCTTGGCGCGGAAGCGGCCGGCAATCTGTTCATGCCGTTCCAGACCACCAAGGAGAAGGGGCTCGGCCTCGGACTGGTGATCTCGCAGGAGATCGCCCAGGAATTGGGCGGCACGCTCCGGCTCGATCCCGACAGCGCCAAAGGCGCATCCTTCACCATCGATTTGAGGCGAATTGAATGA
- a CDS encoding anhydro-N-acetylmuramic acid kinase — MEPIWAVGLMTGTVLDGNIDVALIKTDGERIDDFGTYRLMPYPPSIRSLLEETLTEARAWNFAGPEPAIFRKAEEALTRAQSAAVKELVEGYGMTMADIGVVGFHGQTVLHRAPQVGRLGQTRQLGDGELMHSILGTKVAYDFRSADMRAGGQGAPLAAAYHTALMRSAGASGEVAVLNLGGVANITWWDGADNVVAFDTGPANAPLNDFIKSKGLGEMDRDGALGRAGTVDEARLAKLLRHPYLSKPYPKSLDRFDFGAAMADGLNAEDGAALLTAFTAGAVGKALDLLPSRPKKLVVSGGGRHNPTMMAMLASRAGVEVVQAESLGWSGDAVEAECFAFLAVRVLRGLPISFPSTTGAPQPMRGGKLAG; from the coding sequence ATGGAACCAATCTGGGCCGTCGGCCTGATGACCGGCACCGTGCTTGACGGCAATATCGACGTTGCGCTGATCAAGACCGATGGCGAGCGCATCGACGATTTCGGCACCTACCGGCTGATGCCTTACCCCCCGTCGATCCGCTCCCTGCTGGAGGAGACGCTGACGGAGGCCCGGGCTTGGAATTTTGCCGGACCGGAACCGGCAATCTTCCGCAAGGCCGAGGAGGCGTTGACGCGTGCCCAGTCGGCGGCAGTGAAGGAGTTGGTCGAGGGCTACGGCATGACGATGGCCGATATCGGCGTCGTCGGCTTTCACGGCCAGACGGTGCTGCATCGCGCGCCGCAGGTCGGACGACTCGGCCAGACCCGACAGCTCGGCGACGGCGAGCTGATGCACAGCATATTGGGCACCAAGGTCGCCTATGACTTCCGCTCGGCCGACATGCGCGCCGGCGGGCAAGGCGCGCCCCTGGCCGCCGCCTATCACACCGCGCTGATGCGCAGCGCCGGAGCCAGCGGCGAGGTGGCCGTGCTCAATCTCGGCGGCGTCGCCAACATCACCTGGTGGGATGGCGCCGACAATGTCGTCGCCTTCGACACCGGCCCCGCCAACGCGCCGCTCAACGATTTCATCAAGTCCAAGGGGCTCGGCGAAATGGACCGCGACGGCGCGCTTGGCCGTGCGGGAACGGTCGACGAGGCCCGGCTCGCCAAGCTGTTGCGGCATCCTTATCTCAGCAAGCCCTACCCCAAGTCGCTGGACCGCTTCGACTTCGGCGCCGCCATGGCCGATGGCCTCAACGCCGAGGATGGTGCAGCCCTGCTCACCGCCTTCACCGCCGGCGCCGTCGGCAAGGCGCTCGACCTCTTGCCGAGCCGGCCGAAGAAGCTGGTGGTCAGCGGGGGCGGCCGCCACAATCCGACGATGATGGCCATGCTGGCCAGCCGCGCCGGTGTCGAGGTGGTGCAGGCCGAAAGCCTCGGCTGGAGTGGGGACGCGGTTGAGGCCGAGTGCTTTGCCTTCCTCGCGGTGCGCGTGCTGCGCGGCCTGCCGATCAGTTTTCCAAGCACCACCGGCGCGCCGCAGCCGATGCGCGGTGGAAAGCTCGCCGGTTAA